In Thermoanaerobacterium xylanolyticum LX-11, the genomic window AAGTCGCTGAGAAAAAAACAGATGATGAAAACAAAAATAAGACTTTTTGGGGAAGGATTTTGGGACTGCTGGTGAGATAGGAGGGATTTTAAATATCACCAAGCATTTCTACCAAAAAGAGAATTTTATTTTTGCTGTTTTTTTCTATACTTATTATTAGCGTTCTCATTGTTAGGCTTTTTTGGATACAGATAGTAAAAAGCGATGAATTTCAAAAGCTTGCCATACCTCAGTGGACATTAGACGTTGCAGTTACGCCAAAACGCGGCTTGATATTAGACAGAAATGGAAAGGCACTTGCTGAAAGCGCAAGTTCTAATAAAGTTAGCATAATACCGAAAGAAGTGAAAGACAGCCAAAAAGATGAAATTGCGTCAAAGCTGTCTGAGATTTTAAAAATCGACAAAGAAGATATCCTTAAAAAGATAAACAACAAGAATGTACAAGAGGTATTGATTGCAAGGAGAATTGATGATGATACGGCTAACAAGATAAGAAAATTAAATCTACCTTGTATTGTAATATCTGGAGATACAAAAAGATATTATCCAGAGAAGAATTTAGCTTCCCACATACTTGGGTTTACAGGTGTAGACAATCAAGGACTGGACGGAATCGAGTCGGTATACGACAGCTATTTAAGAGGAATACCTGGAAGGATTTCGTCGCCAGTTGATGCATTGGGCAGGAAAATGGGGAATGGTGAAGAAGAATACATCCCACCTATAGATGGTTACAATGTCGTTTTGACGATTGATTCAAACATACAGCATTTTGCTGAGAAAGCTCTTGATGATGCGTATGCACATACTAAGCCGACAAAAGGTGCTGTTGCAATCGTAATGGATCCTAAGACAGGTGATATTTTAGCCATGGCATCAAGACCTGATTACGATCCAAACAACCCATTTGCAGGTTCCAAAAGCGATTGGTTTAAAAATTGGCGAGATAAGGCTATATCGGATGCTTACGAACCCGGCTCAGTTTTCAAGACGGTTACAGCGTCAGCAGCATTGGAGGAAGGTGTTGTTGGGTTAAATGAGCAATTTTATGATCCAGGATATATTATGGTTGCAGGGCAGAGAATAAATTGTTGGGCCACACATTACAGCGAAACATTTGTACAAGGAGTCCAAAATTCCTGCAACGTTGTTTTTGCGACAGTTGCCCAAAGGCTTGGAGTAGACAAATTGTACAAGTACATTCATGAATTTGGCTTTGGAGAAACCACCGGCATAACATTGCCTGGAGAAGCACCTGGCCTTGTAATGAAAGAAAAAGATGTAGGTCCTGTAGAGCTTGCTACAAATTCATTCGGACAGGGTATTGCGGTTACACCGCTTCAAATGATACGAGCGGTTTCAGCGATAGTAAATGGTGGGAAATTGATGGAGCCTCATATAGTCAAAGAGATAGTCGATTCTGATGGGAAACCTATAAAAGAATTCAAACCAACCGTAATAAGGCAAGTGATATCCGAAAAGACATCAGCTACAATGAGGCAGATACTTGAAAGTGTAGTATCCGAAGGCACAGGTAAGGCAGGTTACATAGAAGGGTATGATGTTGGAGGAAAAACAGGCACTACAGAAAAATATACACCTGGAAAATACGTGGCTTCATACGTGGGATTTGCACCTGCAGAAGATCCAAAGGTGATAGCGCTTGTGGTGATTGATGAACCTAATGCCGAAACCCACTTTGGTAGTGCGTTAGCAGGACCTGTAGTAAGAAGTATATTGTATGATACTTTGACGTACTTAAATGTAAAACCAAAAGGCATTGTAGTGAAGCCTCTTGTAAAAGTTCCAGATGTAAGGAATTTAAACTTGAATGAGGCTCAAAATGCATTGTTAAAAGATAAGCTGCAATTTTCCATCGAAGGAACTGGAAACACAGTTGTAGACCAAATGCCTAAACCTGGGGCAATGGTAGAAGAAGATTCGCAAATTGTCTTGTATTTAAATGAATACAATAATAACGGAAAGGTTGATGTTCCTGATCTAAAAGGAAAATCTATCACAGAAGCGAGTAACATATTAAGCTCTTTAGGGCTGAAAATAAAAATCAATGGTTCTGGTATTGCTGTAAGCCAGAAGCCAGAAAAAGGTGAAAAAGTTGATAAAGGAACAACTGTTGAAGTCGACTTTAGGCCACTGGAAAATTAATTCAAGCACAATATGCAGTTTTTGATATATGCAAACTGCATAATTGTGCTATACTATTAAATGTATATAATGAATTAGGAGGCCTATTATGAGACTTGTGGATATATTAAAGGATGTAAATTATACAACGGTTAAAGGCAACATCGATGTTGATGTAAAAGGCATTTGCTATGATTCGAGAAATTCGAAAGAAGGTTCGCTATTTGTCGCAATCAAAGGATTTAAGTTTGATGGCGCGGATTACATAAATGATGCTGTAGAAAGAGGAGCTGTTGCCATTGTAGTTGAACGTGAAGTAAGCATAGATAAAGACATCACCGTCATAAAAGTAGAAAATGCCAGGAAGTCATTGGCTAAAATCGCATCAAATTATTATGGAGATCCTTCAAAGCAGCTTTTTATGATAGGCGTGACAGGAACAAACGGCAAAACTTCTGTCACATACATGATAAAGTCCATACTGGAAAGCCAGAACAATAAAGTCGGGTTGATAGGAACGATTCACAACATGATTGGCGATAAAGTTTATCCAACTGAGAGGACTACGCCAGAGTCATTAGATCTTCAACGATACCTTAGGCTCATGGTTGATGAAGGTGTGAAATACGTAGTGATGGAAGTTTCTTCACATTCATTGGCGTTAAACAGAGTAGATGAATGCAAATTTGACATAGCTGTTTTTACGAATTTAACCCAAGACCATTTAGATTTTCATAAGAC contains:
- a CDS encoding stage V sporulation protein D, whose protein sequence is MLFFSILIISVLIVRLFWIQIVKSDEFQKLAIPQWTLDVAVTPKRGLILDRNGKALAESASSNKVSIIPKEVKDSQKDEIASKLSEILKIDKEDILKKINNKNVQEVLIARRIDDDTANKIRKLNLPCIVISGDTKRYYPEKNLASHILGFTGVDNQGLDGIESVYDSYLRGIPGRISSPVDALGRKMGNGEEEYIPPIDGYNVVLTIDSNIQHFAEKALDDAYAHTKPTKGAVAIVMDPKTGDILAMASRPDYDPNNPFAGSKSDWFKNWRDKAISDAYEPGSVFKTVTASAALEEGVVGLNEQFYDPGYIMVAGQRINCWATHYSETFVQGVQNSCNVVFATVAQRLGVDKLYKYIHEFGFGETTGITLPGEAPGLVMKEKDVGPVELATNSFGQGIAVTPLQMIRAVSAIVNGGKLMEPHIVKEIVDSDGKPIKEFKPTVIRQVISEKTSATMRQILESVVSEGTGKAGYIEGYDVGGKTGTTEKYTPGKYVASYVGFAPAEDPKVIALVVIDEPNAETHFGSALAGPVVRSILYDTLTYLNVKPKGIVVKPLVKVPDVRNLNLNEAQNALLKDKLQFSIEGTGNTVVDQMPKPGAMVEEDSQIVLYLNEYNNNGKVDVPDLKGKSITEASNILSSLGLKIKINGSGIAVSQKPEKGEKVDKGTTVEVDFRPLEN